The region CGCGAAGGGCGCCTAAGGTGCATTTTAGCGTTGGTGATATGGCACAGGATTGGGGGTTCTCGTTATAACATTAGGAAATGAATTTTAGTTTCTTTGAAATGAGAGCAACATATGAGTGGGATACCTAGTAATATTGACATAAAGGAGTTTGTGGATCGCATTGTCGAGGATGGTGTGATGACAAATGCTGAACACGATATGCTCATGCATCTGATTCACAAGGATGGAAAGATTGACGATGATGAGTCAGAGCAGATTTCTCGCATATTTAGATTGATGAAAGTGGGAAAATTAAAAATAATCGATGCCGTTCGCTCTGAATTTGATCGCAAGCGGGCAGAAGAAGGTGTTGCAGATGCTATAGAGGTTGACGATAGCGATGTTTAGTAAACGTCTAGTGGGGACATTATAAGTCTTTTTTCCTAGACTTCCCTGCTGTGGTTTTTTGACGCATTATTAGTCTAAAGGGCGAAGGAGCCGATCGACTATGATGGACGCAGCGGCACGCACCGAGAGGTGGTTGTAGTCGCTG is a window of Deltaproteobacteria bacterium DNA encoding:
- a CDS encoding TerB family tellurite resistance protein; protein product: MSGIPSNIDIKEFVDRIVEDGVMTNAEHDMLMHLIHKDGKIDDDESEQISRIFRLMKVGKLKIIDAVRSEFDRKRAEEGVADAIEVDDSDV